From Oscillatoria sp. FACHB-1407, a single genomic window includes:
- a CDS encoding acyl-CoA thioesterase: protein MSFIYPRSVHFKDTDAAGVVYFANVMSMCHEAYEASLAASGIDLNSFFCYPKIAIPITHVTVDFMRPMFCGDNLQIHVNPKQLKGDEFEIQYEVYSVEKVVEEITSVQEVCTARAFSKHVCIDAVNRVRTNLPIHVMQWLERWGKPLNESVELL from the coding sequence ATGTCATTTATTTACCCTCGTTCTGTTCACTTTAAAGATACGGATGCGGCTGGAGTCGTTTACTTCGCCAACGTTATGTCGATGTGCCATGAAGCCTATGAGGCATCCCTGGCTGCTTCAGGAATTGACCTAAACTCCTTCTTTTGTTATCCCAAAATTGCCATTCCAATTACGCATGTTACGGTTGATTTCATGCGTCCGATGTTTTGTGGAGATAACCTGCAAATTCATGTCAACCCTAAGCAGTTGAAAGGGGATGAATTTGAGATTCAGTATGAAGTTTACTCAGTTGAAAAAGTAGTTGAAGAAATCACCAGTGTTCAAGAAGTTTGTACAGCAAGAGCCTTTAGCAAACACGTCTGTATTGATGCAGTCAATCGAGTTCGTACAAACCTGCCGATTCACGTTATGCAATGGTTAGAGCGATGGGGCAAGCCGTTGAATGAATCGGTTGAGTTACTTTAG
- a CDS encoding o-succinylbenzoate synthase yields MRFEFREYSRPFQPPLATSHGVWRDRQGILIRLTDEFGQIGFGEIAPLDWFGSETMAEAIAFCHSLSAEITPKVIFSIPDHLPACQFGIESAWESLQPAPPATYPLECSRLLPTGKAALHGWRSLWQPGCTLKWKIAVSPLVEELALFEQLLQELPQSTKLRLDANGGLVEAEAHQWLAQCQHDPRVEFLEQPLPVDQFDGMVQLSQRYSTPIALDESVATFSQLEACYQRGWRGVFVIKAAIAGSPKRLRRFCQNPEVDVVWSSVFETGVAQDFILNRLISSVSQQQRAIGFGVNHWFTDKLNQLESKAIWQSL; encoded by the coding sequence ATGCGGTTTGAGTTTCGCGAGTATAGTCGCCCATTTCAACCTCCACTGGCAACGAGTCATGGGGTGTGGCGCGATCGCCAGGGTATCTTGATCCGACTCACTGACGAATTTGGGCAGATTGGCTTTGGTGAGATTGCCCCTCTCGATTGGTTTGGCAGTGAAACGATGGCAGAGGCGATCGCCTTTTGCCATTCATTGTCTGCTGAGATCACACCAAAGGTCATTTTTTCTATTCCTGACCACCTACCCGCCTGTCAGTTTGGCATCGAGTCGGCATGGGAATCGCTTCAGCCTGCCCCTCCTGCAACTTACCCGTTAGAATGCAGTCGGTTATTGCCGACAGGGAAAGCAGCTTTGCACGGGTGGCGATCGCTCTGGCAACCGGGATGCACATTGAAGTGGAAGATTGCCGTTTCTCCCCTAGTCGAAGAACTCGCCTTATTTGAACAATTGCTGCAAGAGCTACCACAGAGTACCAAATTGCGGTTAGATGCAAATGGAGGACTCGTTGAAGCTGAAGCACATCAATGGTTAGCCCAGTGCCAGCATGATCCTCGTGTGGAATTTTTGGAACAACCGTTGCCCGTGGATCAGTTTGATGGGATGGTGCAGCTTAGCCAGCGTTATTCAACCCCGATCGCCCTTGATGAATCCGTTGCTACCTTCAGCCAATTGGAGGCTTGCTATCAACGAGGATGGCGAGGTGTGTTTGTGATCAAAGCGGCGATCGCAGGTTCTCCGAAGCGGTTGCGGCGGTTTTGCCAAAACCCAGAAGTCGATGTGGTATGGTCATCGGTCTTTGAGACAGGCGTTGCCCAAGACTTCATTCTGAATCGCCTGATTTCCTCTGTATCTCAACAACAACGGGCGATCGGGTTTGGGGTCAATCATTGGTTTACCGACAAACTGAATCAACTGGAGAGCAAAGCGATATGGCAGAGCCTCTAG
- a CDS encoding DUF3318 domain-containing protein — MTSYATSSVRADLSELRRLKTLLPPELKSWVSVEASTAVNPPLITSEEIGKDQVEVQIDLAKWDMLALDQRNLLFWHEVARIQNDTIPKDGWEMAALAIGLGGAVGELWVQDGLLLVLALALCGVSGWRLYQRNNGEKTLREAIDADDKAISLATRFGYTLPNAYKSLGSALKVLIEQTPKKRIRRRYELRLDALKKSAARAKSKAKPEGSGLG; from the coding sequence ATGACCTCATACGCAACCTCTTCTGTCAGAGCTGATCTCAGTGAACTCCGGCGGCTTAAGACCCTACTGCCCCCAGAGTTGAAAAGTTGGGTTTCGGTTGAGGCTTCAACCGCCGTTAATCCGCCTCTCATCACCTCTGAGGAGATTGGCAAAGATCAGGTTGAGGTGCAGATTGACCTGGCAAAGTGGGACATGCTGGCATTGGATCAGCGAAACCTGCTGTTCTGGCATGAGGTCGCCCGGATTCAGAATGACACGATTCCCAAAGATGGTTGGGAGATGGCAGCTCTGGCGATCGGTCTGGGTGGCGCAGTCGGCGAACTGTGGGTACAAGATGGGTTGTTGCTCGTTCTGGCACTGGCGTTGTGCGGCGTGTCGGGATGGCGTTTATACCAGCGCAACAATGGCGAAAAGACCCTGAGAGAGGCGATCGATGCTGACGACAAAGCCATCAGCCTTGCGACTCGGTTTGGCTACACGTTGCCCAATGCATACAAGAGCCTTGGTAGTGCGCTCAAAGTGTTGATCGAGCAAACCCCCAAGAAGCGGATTCGCAGACGGTATGAATTGCGTCTGGATGCGTTGAAGAAGAGTGCGGCTAGAGCCAAGTCAAAGGCGAAACCAGAAGGGTCGGGATTGGGCTAG
- a CDS encoding DUF2141 domain-containing protein → MKRIGLLGLAVLGGCLWQEIAHAQLTGNLTVQVENLRNQEGNLCLKVFSASRGFPNDNDSAVERTCVAIASISPENPDDPLRYTFENLTSGTYAVAIYHDRNSDEVLNRGAFGAPTEGYGFSNDAPADIGPARFEDAIFLVAGPETTVQIQMRYPN, encoded by the coding sequence GTGAAACGAATAGGTCTTTTAGGATTGGCAGTGTTAGGAGGGTGTCTTTGGCAGGAAATCGCCCATGCTCAGTTAACTGGCAATTTGACCGTGCAGGTTGAGAATTTGAGAAACCAGGAAGGCAATCTTTGTCTCAAAGTATTTTCGGCGAGCCGGGGTTTTCCCAACGACAATGACAGTGCCGTTGAACGAACCTGTGTCGCGATCGCCTCCATTTCACCCGAAAATCCAGACGATCCGTTGCGCTATACCTTTGAAAATCTAACATCGGGTACTTATGCTGTCGCGATTTATCACGATCGCAACAGCGATGAGGTATTGAATCGGGGTGCCTTTGGTGCCCCTACCGAAGGATATGGTTTCTCCAATGATGCACCTGCCGATATAGGACCAGCCCGATTTGAAGATGCCATATTTTTAGTAGCGGGTCCAGAAACGACCGTTCAAATTCAGATGCGATATCCAAATTAA
- a CDS encoding 2OG-Fe(II) oxygenase, protein MSSKSQATSKSQAVSSQDIKVTILLTGGHDYTVMMPPDAALLRQLFEVVLDQTGSRSKMVFQVPIQKGRSMLCFPGDRLVGLVTEPPLVVQQQPQPELTQSLQTTQTFQPSPALPLDVLPSTYVQLDQFLTADELSRLLDYTFQKEAEFVSTSTSTGDSDYRKSVVLHSFPEFSNLITQRIQSIIPDVLAKLNMPQFPVSQIESQLTGHNDGNYYKIHNDNGSPDTATRELTYVYYFHREPKAFSGGELLIYDSRIENNFYVQAESFHTVEPRNNSIVFFLSRYMHEVLPIQCPSRAFADSRFTINGWVRR, encoded by the coding sequence ATGTCGTCTAAATCTCAAGCCACTTCTAAGTCTCAAGCAGTATCTTCCCAGGACATCAAAGTCACCATTCTGCTAACGGGGGGGCACGACTATACTGTCATGATGCCCCCCGATGCAGCCCTGCTGCGGCAACTGTTTGAAGTCGTGCTCGATCAAACCGGAAGCCGTTCTAAGATGGTGTTTCAGGTGCCAATTCAAAAGGGGCGATCGATGTTATGTTTTCCGGGCGATCGCCTCGTGGGGTTGGTGACCGAGCCACCTCTGGTAGTACAACAACAACCTCAACCGGAACTAACCCAGTCTCTCCAGACAACTCAGACATTTCAACCATCCCCTGCCCTGCCGTTGGATGTCTTGCCGTCTACCTACGTACAACTGGATCAGTTCCTGACGGCAGACGAGTTGAGTCGTCTGTTGGACTACACCTTTCAAAAAGAGGCAGAATTTGTTTCCACAAGCACTTCGACAGGTGATTCTGACTATCGCAAGTCAGTTGTGTTGCATTCGTTTCCCGAATTCTCGAATCTGATCACCCAACGGATTCAGTCAATCATCCCCGATGTTTTGGCAAAGTTGAACATGCCACAATTTCCGGTGAGTCAGATCGAGTCGCAGCTTACGGGACACAATGATGGCAACTATTACAAGATCCATAACGATAATGGCAGCCCTGACACCGCAACGCGGGAACTGACCTACGTGTATTACTTCCATCGGGAGCCAAAAGCATTTTCCGGGGGAGAGCTACTGATCTACGACAGCCGCATTGAGAATAACTTCTACGTGCAGGCGGAGTCATTCCACACGGTGGAACCGCGCAACAACAGCATCGTGTTCTTCCTCAGCCGCTATATGCATGAGGTGTTGCCGATCCAATGCCCCAGTCGTGCTTTTGCCGATAGTCGCTTTACGATTAACGGTTGGGTTCGACGATAG
- a CDS encoding glycoside hydrolase family 3 protein, which translates to MRVLTIVTPILTLVFRGLFAIACLVLSIQLRHPFMANVRSGLFGLMLIVAVGLVAFEIWQLKKKLFLSKIISFFIVGITSVAIAVLLGSEIKFNLLKQTVMTANPSTLETLGQHFVVGYRDFDEIQTLVSKRAIGGVFITRRNIENKTKAEIQQDLATLQAMRRDQNLPPLWIATDQEGGIVSRLSPPLTQLPPLSSVITNTVSLEQQKNEVLRYASTQAQELSELGVNLNFAPVVDLNKGIVNPNDRYSQIYQRAISSEASVVQQVALWYCQTLEKYGVNCTLKHFPGLGGVFNDTHIEAAELNTSVNELAQADWLPFQSIIRQSNAFLMLGHVKLMAIDSQVPVSFSQPVITNIIRQDWQHDGVLITDDFCMQAVYGSQAGIENATVQALNASVDLVLISFDPDIYYTAMDSVLRAYSSNGLNVKVLEESDRRLKQKSILLKTSSTQLPYD; encoded by the coding sequence ATGCGAGTTTTAACCATCGTCACACCAATATTAACTCTCGTATTTAGGGGATTGTTTGCGATCGCGTGCCTTGTTCTGTCAATTCAGTTACGTCATCCATTCATGGCTAATGTCCGATCGGGGTTATTTGGGCTGATGTTAATCGTGGCGGTTGGTCTGGTTGCATTCGAGATTTGGCAACTCAAGAAAAAACTATTCCTCTCAAAGATAATTAGCTTCTTTATTGTAGGGATAACGAGTGTGGCGATCGCAGTTCTTTTAGGCTCAGAGATAAAATTTAATCTGCTTAAACAGACTGTGATGACTGCCAATCCATCTACATTGGAAACACTCGGTCAGCACTTCGTAGTGGGTTACAGAGACTTTGATGAGATTCAAACATTAGTGTCAAAAAGGGCGATCGGCGGAGTTTTCATCACTCGAAGAAATATCGAGAACAAGACAAAAGCTGAGATTCAACAAGATCTTGCAACCCTGCAAGCAATGCGACGCGACCAGAACCTGCCCCCTTTGTGGATTGCAACGGATCAAGAAGGAGGGATTGTTTCTCGCTTATCACCGCCTCTGACTCAGTTACCTCCGCTATCGAGTGTTATTACTAATACTGTTAGTCTGGAACAGCAAAAAAATGAAGTATTACGATATGCCAGCACTCAGGCTCAAGAGTTATCAGAATTGGGGGTTAACCTGAATTTTGCTCCAGTTGTTGACTTAAATAAAGGCATTGTTAATCCAAACGACCGATATTCTCAAATTTATCAACGGGCTATTTCCTCAGAGGCAAGTGTTGTGCAGCAAGTAGCCCTCTGGTACTGTCAAACACTGGAAAAATATGGAGTCAACTGCACGCTCAAACACTTTCCAGGGTTGGGTGGAGTGTTTAATGACACCCACATAGAAGCAGCCGAACTCAATACTTCCGTTAATGAATTAGCCCAAGCAGACTGGTTACCATTTCAGTCTATTATTCGTCAATCAAATGCATTTCTGATGTTAGGACATGTCAAATTGATGGCGATCGATTCTCAAGTTCCAGTTTCATTTTCCCAGCCAGTTATTACCAATATCATTCGCCAAGATTGGCAACATGATGGTGTTTTAATCACCGATGATTTTTGTATGCAAGCAGTTTATGGCAGTCAAGCAGGTATAGAAAACGCTACCGTTCAAGCCTTAAATGCAAGTGTTGATTTAGTGCTCATTTCGTTTGATCCAGATATTTATTACACAGCGATGGACTCCGTATTGCGTGCTTATTCATCCAATGGGTTAAACGTTAAAGTGTTAGAGGAGAGCGATCGCCGATTAAAACAAAAGTCAATCTTACTTAAGACAAGTTCGACCCAACTGCCGTATGATTAG
- a CDS encoding 2-succinylbenzoate--CoA ligase: MAEPLVHWQQRCHEEWLLGVDPQQIVEEVERRSQLLTQLRHQGILPRVLLVESDPVAFLAGCIAACVTESPVFLGNPHWAETEWQQVWQMTQPHIVWSESTTLPEDKTSNTPSSLTEIKGDQDIQLQAHSSSPFPFQNYLERQINHFAESSAKPGWIMIPTGGSSGRIRFVIHTWETLMASVQGFQQHFQVERVNSCCVLPLYHVSGFMQFLRSFTSGGQLAVLPFKDLKNGIKPCLNSSNFFLSLVPTQLQFILQNADLTDWLIQFQTVLLGGAPASEQLLEIAREKGIRLAPTYGMTETASQVATLTPEKFLQGHRSSGHHLPHARITILDSTHQVLMANEVGIVAIQAESLALGYYPNRFDSNEYFNTDDLGFIDDQGELHIVGRNSEKIITGGENVFPVEVESAILATGLVTDVCVFGISNPHWGEVIVAVYVPQHPEIQSSEIQEAIAHQLSRFKHPKQWIAVSEIPRNPQGKINRQQFASQII, encoded by the coding sequence ATGGCAGAGCCTCTAGTTCATTGGCAACAGCGATGCCATGAGGAATGGTTGCTGGGCGTTGATCCTCAACAGATTGTGGAAGAGGTGGAGAGGCGATCGCAGCTCCTCACTCAGCTTCGGCATCAGGGAATCTTGCCTCGCGTTTTACTGGTAGAGTCTGATCCAGTGGCATTTCTGGCTGGATGTATAGCTGCTTGTGTTACCGAATCTCCAGTATTTTTGGGTAATCCCCACTGGGCAGAAACAGAGTGGCAACAAGTCTGGCAGATGACCCAACCTCACATTGTCTGGTCAGAATCTACAACTCTACCTGAAGACAAAACCTCTAACACTCCCTCCTCTTTAACGGAGATTAAGGGGGATCAGGATATACAGCTTCAAGCGCATTCATCCTCTCCGTTCCCTTTCCAGAACTATCTGGAGCGACAGATCAACCACTTCGCTGAGAGCAGTGCCAAACCGGGGTGGATCATGATTCCCACGGGGGGTTCGTCAGGCAGAATTCGGTTTGTCATCCACACCTGGGAAACCTTAATGGCTTCAGTCCAAGGGTTTCAGCAGCATTTTCAGGTTGAGAGAGTGAATTCCTGTTGTGTGTTGCCGCTTTACCATGTCAGCGGATTTATGCAATTCCTGCGGTCGTTTACATCTGGGGGTCAACTTGCCGTTCTGCCATTTAAGGATTTGAAAAATGGCATCAAACCCTGCTTGAATTCATCTAATTTTTTCCTATCATTGGTGCCGACTCAGTTGCAATTTATTCTGCAAAATGCTGATCTAACAGATTGGTTAATTCAGTTTCAAACTGTGTTGTTGGGAGGGGCACCAGCTAGCGAACAACTATTAGAAATAGCGAGGGAAAAAGGCATTCGATTAGCCCCCACCTATGGCATGACAGAAACAGCTTCGCAGGTTGCAACTTTAACCCCTGAAAAGTTTTTGCAGGGACATCGCAGTTCGGGGCATCACTTACCTCATGCGCGAATTACAATCCTCGATTCAACTCATCAAGTTTTAATGGCAAATGAGGTTGGAATAGTCGCCATTCAAGCGGAATCTTTAGCTTTAGGTTACTATCCCAATCGATTTGATTCAAATGAATACTTCAATACAGATGATTTGGGTTTTATTGACGATCAAGGTGAGTTACATATCGTCGGGCGAAACAGCGAAAAAATTATTACAGGTGGGGAGAATGTATTTCCGGTAGAAGTTGAATCGGCAATCCTTGCAACAGGGCTAGTCACCGATGTTTGTGTGTTTGGCATATCCAATCCTCATTGGGGAGAGGTGATCGTAGCGGTTTATGTCCCTCAGCATCCGGAGATTCAAAGCTCAGAAATTCAGGAGGCGATCGCCCACCAACTCAGCCGATTTAAACATCCCAAACAATGGATTGCGGTGTCCGAAATCCCACGAAATCCTCAAGGAAAAATCAATCGGCAGCAATTTGCCTCACAAATCATTTAA
- a CDS encoding tetratricopeptide repeat protein, whose product MRSPLSASFLILLTSTTSMVGVMSDWSNAVALAQTNLDAQPTYQVGQVVEVLWEQSWWVARVLRIEGNQYCITYEGWDSAWDECVGSERIRSVADAETLQALGAEAGRLHEQSLEQLNRSEFQAALQSSQRALEIYRQIGNRMGEGIMLSNLGQVYDTMGQYPQALESYQQALSTHRDISNRSGESNALNGIGLVYSSLGQYPQALEFYQQALVINQHLGNRSGEATNLNNIGSVYDNLGQYPRALEYYQQSLTISYDLGDRESEATSLNNFGLLYNNLGQSVRALDYYQQALTINRDLGDRTSEATNLNNIGAVYAALGDYSQALEQFQQVLVIRQEVGDRAQEGTALNNIGFVYQKLNQEAQALEVYQRALAIAREIGNRRGESITLGNIGKLYFSQGQYSQALEAYQQALPIAQETGYRVAEGRILDNLGELLAAQNQLELAIVSLKQSVNVWETIRGELRSLSTEQQQAFTDQVADTYRELAALLLQQDRVLEAQEVLDLLKLQELEDYLHNIERNEQISQGIYLWDAEVQIIEQYQQAIAQGQAIATVANSIEVDSRVAELQRIAREQRVPENLLTKLQDNLRQLDRPAALLYPLILEDRLEVVVVLPNSPPVRHTVAVTQPELETAIRDFRQYLTQRTNRRMAPAQQLYDWLIRPIAADLHQAGVETLLYAADGQLRYIPLAALHDGEQWLVERFTINQITAASLTNFESSREPNLRVLAGAYSDRQLVYEFAIGDRQFAFNGLEFAGSEVEAIASTIPQTTTFLNRDFSRAKVEPQLEDYTVIHLATHAEFVRGVPEESFILFGNGDRLSLRELSGLSLPNVDLVVLSACRTAVSGELGNGEELLGFGYQMQQTGADAAIASLWYVNDGGTQMLMTAFYAALQQGMSEADALRQAQMTLINSDSESASTTQRLTHPYYWAPFILIGNGL is encoded by the coding sequence ATGCGATCGCCCCTCTCCGCTTCATTCCTGATTTTGTTGACTAGTACCACTTCCATGGTGGGAGTGATGAGTGATTGGAGTAATGCTGTTGCACTTGCCCAAACAAACCTTGATGCCCAACCTACTTATCAAGTCGGTCAAGTTGTTGAGGTGCTATGGGAGCAAAGTTGGTGGGTTGCCAGAGTACTGCGAATTGAAGGAAATCAATATTGCATTACCTATGAAGGATGGGATAGTGCCTGGGATGAGTGTGTAGGCTCTGAACGGATTCGGAGTGTGGCAGATGCGGAAACGTTGCAAGCTCTGGGTGCAGAAGCGGGTCGATTGCATGAGCAGAGCCTTGAGCAACTGAATCGGAGCGAGTTTCAAGCCGCGTTGCAATCGTCTCAACGAGCACTGGAGATTTATCGCCAGATCGGTAACCGCATGGGTGAAGGAATCATGCTCAGTAACCTGGGGCAGGTTTACGACACGATGGGTCAATATCCACAAGCATTAGAGTCTTACCAACAAGCTCTATCAACCCATCGCGATATTAGTAATCGTTCTGGAGAGAGTAATGCTTTGAATGGAATTGGTTTGGTGTATAGCAGCTTAGGGCAATATCCACAAGCATTAGAGTTTTATCAACAAGCATTGGTGATTAACCAACATCTGGGTAATCGCAGCGGTGAAGCAACCAATCTCAATAATATTGGTTCAGTGTATGACAACCTGGGGCAATATCCGCGAGCATTGGAATACTATCAACAGTCATTGACGATTAGCTATGACCTAGGCGATCGCGAGAGTGAAGCTACTAGTCTCAACAATTTTGGTTTGTTATACAACAACTTAGGACAATCTGTACGGGCGTTGGATTATTATCAACAAGCGTTGACCATCAACCGAGATTTAGGCGATCGCACAAGTGAAGCAACTAACCTCAACAATATTGGAGCCGTCTACGCTGCTCTTGGTGACTACTCACAGGCACTAGAGCAATTTCAGCAGGTGCTGGTGATTCGGCAAGAGGTGGGCGATCGCGCCCAAGAAGGGACGGCACTCAATAACATTGGCTTTGTTTACCAGAAATTAAACCAGGAAGCACAAGCATTGGAGGTTTATCAACGTGCTTTAGCGATCGCGCGTGAGATTGGGAATCGCAGAGGAGAATCTATAACTCTTGGCAACATTGGCAAGCTTTACTTCAGCCAAGGGCAATATTCACAGGCACTTGAGGCTTATCAACAAGCACTACCGATAGCACAAGAAACGGGTTATCGAGTTGCAGAGGGACGCATTTTAGACAACTTAGGTGAGCTATTAGCGGCACAAAACCAACTGGAATTAGCGATTGTCTCTCTCAAACAGTCAGTCAATGTTTGGGAAACGATTCGAGGAGAGTTGCGATCGCTATCTACTGAGCAACAGCAAGCCTTTACCGATCAAGTTGCAGATACCTATCGTGAACTTGCTGCTTTGTTGTTACAGCAAGATCGGGTATTAGAAGCACAGGAAGTATTAGATTTACTCAAACTGCAAGAGTTAGAGGATTACCTTCACAATATCGAAAGGAATGAGCAGATCTCTCAAGGCATCTATTTGTGGGATGCGGAGGTTCAGATTATCGAGCAGTATCAACAAGCGATCGCACAAGGGCAAGCGATCGCTACGGTTGCAAACAGCATTGAAGTGGATTCTCGTGTCGCAGAGTTGCAGCGGATTGCACGAGAACAACGGGTTCCTGAAAACTTGCTGACTAAACTACAAGACAATCTGCGTCAACTCGATCGCCCCGCGGCACTACTGTATCCGTTAATTCTAGAAGACCGTTTAGAGGTCGTTGTTGTTCTGCCCAACTCACCCCCTGTGCGTCACACGGTTGCTGTCACTCAACCGGAGTTAGAAACAGCGATTAGAGACTTTCGGCAATATTTGACCCAACGGACTAACAGACGCATGGCTCCTGCCCAACAGCTTTACGACTGGTTGATTCGTCCTATTGCGGCAGATCTGCACCAAGCGGGAGTCGAGACCTTGTTGTATGCCGCAGATGGGCAGTTGCGTTACATTCCGTTAGCCGCTTTGCACGATGGAGAACAGTGGTTAGTCGAGCGATTTACCATCAATCAAATCACCGCTGCATCCTTGACCAACTTTGAGTCATCGCGTGAACCTAATCTGCGGGTCTTGGCCGGAGCCTACAGCGATCGCCAACTCGTTTACGAGTTTGCCATTGGCGATCGGCAATTTGCGTTTAATGGTCTGGAGTTTGCTGGCTCTGAAGTGGAGGCGATCGCATCCACTATTCCTCAAACGACGACTTTTCTCAATCGTGACTTTAGCCGCGCCAAAGTCGAACCTCAACTGGAGGATTACACAGTTATCCACCTTGCCACCCATGCTGAGTTTGTTAGGGGTGTTCCAGAGGAGTCCTTTATTTTGTTTGGCAATGGCGATCGCTTGTCGTTGCGTGAGTTATCAGGCTTATCGCTGCCCAACGTTGATTTAGTTGTTTTGAGTGCGTGTCGAACGGCAGTTAGTGGAGAGTTGGGTAATGGCGAAGAGCTCTTGGGATTTGGCTATCAGATGCAACAAACGGGGGCAGACGCGGCGATCGCCTCCCTCTGGTATGTCAACGATGGCGGAACTCAGATGCTAATGACAGCATTTTATGCCGCGTTACAACAGGGAATGAGTGAGGCAGATGCTTTGCGACAGGCACAAATGACTTTAATTAATAGCGATTCTGAATCAGCATCAACAACTCAACGATTAACCCATCCCTACTATTGGGCACCGTTTATCCTAATTGGCAATGGCTTATAA
- the purH gene encoding bifunctional phosphoribosylaminoimidazolecarboxamide formyltransferase/IMP cyclohydrolase, translating into MARLALLSTSDKTGLVDLAKSLVEEFGFELISSGGTAQALKAAGIPVIKVSDYTGSPEILGGRVKTLHPKIHGGILARQDLPEDLADLDANGIRPIALVVVNLYPFEQTIAKSGVTLPEAIEQIDIGGPAMLRASAKNFAHLTVLCNPDQYQPYLEELRQQGGNASLEFRQQCALRAFEHTGAYDRAIATYLSQQSSETTSVLPSSYTLSGKVLQELRYGENPHQPAAWYQTGSTPTGWAAAEKLQGKELSYNNLVDLEAARRIVAEFNANQSAAVIIKHTNPCGVALGNSISEAYTKAFEADSVSAFGGIVALNQAIDAATATALTKTFLECVVAPDCTPEAREILAAKSKVRILLLPDLKSGAAETVRVIAGGFLTQTSDDAEVDPTQWKVVTDRQPTTDELEEMIFAWKVCKHVKSNAIVVTSDRTTLGVGAGQMNRIGSAKIALEQAGDRTRGAILASDGFFPFDDSVRLAAAAGIRAIVQPGGSLRDQDSITAANELGLTMMLTGVRHFFH; encoded by the coding sequence ATGGCGCGTCTGGCACTGCTAAGCACCTCGGACAAGACGGGGTTGGTGGATTTGGCAAAGAGTTTGGTTGAAGAATTTGGATTTGAGCTGATTAGCAGTGGTGGCACGGCGCAAGCCTTAAAAGCAGCAGGCATCCCAGTTATTAAAGTGTCAGACTACACAGGTTCACCTGAGATCCTGGGAGGACGGGTCAAGACGCTGCATCCCAAAATTCACGGTGGTATTCTGGCACGGCAAGACTTGCCAGAGGATTTAGCTGATTTAGACGCAAACGGAATTCGTCCGATCGCTCTGGTCGTCGTCAACCTCTATCCCTTTGAACAAACCATTGCTAAATCTGGAGTAACGCTGCCAGAGGCGATCGAGCAGATTGACATTGGCGGGCCAGCGATGTTGCGAGCATCCGCTAAAAACTTCGCTCACCTGACAGTGCTGTGTAACCCCGACCAATATCAGCCTTATTTAGAGGAATTGCGGCAACAAGGGGGCAATGCTTCTCTAGAATTTCGCCAGCAGTGCGCGCTACGGGCATTTGAACACACAGGAGCCTACGATCGGGCGATCGCTACTTATCTGAGCCAGCAGTCTTCTGAAACGACTTCAGTTCTACCCTCGTCCTACACTCTGAGCGGCAAAGTGCTTCAAGAGTTGCGCTATGGCGAAAATCCCCATCAACCTGCGGCCTGGTATCAGACCGGAAGCACGCCAACCGGATGGGCTGCCGCTGAAAAGCTGCAAGGCAAAGAACTGAGCTACAACAATTTGGTGGATTTAGAGGCCGCACGCCGGATTGTGGCGGAGTTTAACGCCAACCAATCGGCAGCCGTGATTATCAAACACACCAATCCCTGTGGCGTGGCGTTGGGCAATAGTATTTCAGAGGCATACACCAAAGCCTTTGAAGCCGATTCAGTCTCCGCATTTGGGGGCATCGTAGCCCTCAACCAGGCGATCGATGCAGCCACCGCTACGGCTCTGACTAAAACCTTCCTGGAATGTGTGGTTGCGCCTGATTGCACGCCAGAGGCAAGAGAGATTTTGGCAGCAAAATCGAAGGTAAGAATCCTATTGTTGCCTGATCTCAAGTCGGGAGCCGCTGAAACCGTCCGTGTGATTGCAGGTGGTTTTTTGACGCAGACCAGCGATGATGCAGAGGTTGACCCAACCCAGTGGAAGGTGGTTACCGATCGCCAACCGACGACCGATGAGTTGGAAGAGATGATCTTTGCCTGGAAAGTTTGCAAGCACGTTAAATCCAACGCTATCGTAGTGACGAGCGATCGCACCACATTAGGGGTGGGGGCAGGGCAAATGAATCGCATTGGCTCCGCCAAAATTGCGCTAGAGCAAGCAGGCGATCGCACCAGGGGTGCTATTCTCGCCAGTGATGGGTTCTTCCCGTTTGATGACTCCGTTCGATTGGCAGCAGCGGCAGGCATTCGGGCGATCGTTCAACCGGGGGGTAGTTTGCGGGATCAAGACTCCATCACCGCTGCCAATGAACTGGGACTAACCATGATGTTGACTGGAGTCCGCCATTTCTTTCACTAA